A genomic segment from Anopheles merus strain MAF unplaced genomic scaffold, AmerM5.1 LNR4000213, whole genome shotgun sequence encodes:
- the LOC121601872 gene encoding metastasis-associated protein MTA1-like, whose amino-acid sequence MVALEEERNNSPNNGGGGSERGEHLNPKQRHQMKQRELFLSRQVETLPATQIRGRCSVTLLNEEESLLSYLNKDDTFFYCLVFDPTQKTLLADKGEIRVGARYQTDLQQMLKPGEKDERNLEELETLVWTPQHSLTDKKIDQFLVVSRSVGTFARALDCTSSVKQPSLHMSAAAASRDITLFHAMDTLHKHNYSIETAMCSLVPSSGPVLCRDEMEEWSASEANLFEDALDKYGKDFNDIRNDFLPWKTLKSIVEYYYMWKTTDRYVQQKRVKAVEAESKLKQVYIPNYTKPSPALITNNNKGILNGNSNGGSVDMMIYSSTKACESCATMASPQWYSWGPVHLNNRLCQNCWTYWKRYGGLKVASRLADNGEVDPVATINTSSSNASPVSLKKRNTGSDIDDDLTIVASSGPIGGLGGATVATASPGGLSNHRPHSPSFKCSIVNCGKEFKLKAHLARHYAQAHGIQIRSGSPRPIMKTRTAFYLHTTLTTRLSRRLCRHIIRSKKAARQPSYAINIASVKQEFANAEAGKSASDIRRLLTFRKKDRGSVTQIANRLGNPGVSVNEWLVLTPKENMPKPDVVAFPKPPKAPDGTLLYDRIPNKGEEAGKPPNAVTSPAAGILGGAATIPGTVGGALSGKLAPLVGSGGLAVTPIVVSGTNSNSVGTACSAVTGSGSTGSTGVATGTIANSGMPAINLHASAMSTSSPPRGPTPTGSSSVATSLKRRPYEDANGIDATVAPPAKRPNKDPRPSHRPTPEQYAAMIAAAQSAGQPLPRHHMNGKPKIAQMARTGSGRKQVISWNDAPDDVFYRSTKAGRKLRREIPIVELRRAARKPWRNLHPKYSTIVAALLPVASVTPSLPAQLTAQLGHAAQLAAASAVQHPTSANLNLNLAAAAALAGVHPLSAASTLALSGTLGATGGTVISSVGGVPSLSGGSTGTSLVSSGATGLTNSSSSNNNSGNSSSSGGGGSGASVVATDSNKNDLQVVILD is encoded by the exons ATGG TCGCTTTGGAGGAGGAACGAAACAACAGTCCCAACAATGGTGGCGGCGGTAGTGAACGGGGGGAACATCTTAACCCAAAACAACGACATCAGATGAAGCAGCGAGAACTGTTCTTGTCGCGCCAAGTCGAAACACTTCCCGCCACCCAGATACGGGGAAGGTGTTCCGTAACGCTGCTGAACGAAGAGGAATCATTGCTCAGTTACTTGAACAAAGAC GACACGTTTTTTTACTGCCTCGTATTCGATCCGACTCAGAAAACGTTGCTAGCGGATAAGGGTGAAATTCGTGTCGGTGCTCGTTATCAGACAGATCTGCAGCAAATGCTGAAACCAGGCGAAAAGGATGAACGCAACCTAGAGGAATTGGAGACGCTTGTTTGGACGCCGCAGCATTCGCTTACCGACAAGAAGATCGATCAGTTTCTGGTAGTTTCGCGTTCGGTAGGCACCTTTGCGAGGGCGCTCGACTGTACCAGCTCTGTCAAGCAACCGTCCCTGCATATGTCCGCTGCAGCTGCAAGCCGTGATATTACCTTG TTTCATGCTATGGACACACTCCACAAACACAACTATTCGATAGAGACTGCAATGTGTTCGCTGGTTCCATCGAGTGGGCCTGTTCTTTGCCGGGACGAGATGGAGGAATGGAGCGCCTCTGAGGCGAACCTGTTCGAAGATGCGCTCGATAAGTACGGCAAGGACTTCAACGATATCAGAAACGACTTT CTGCCGTGGAAGACGTTAAAAAGCATAGTGGAATACTACTACATGTGGAAAACGACGGATCGCTACGTGCAGCAGAAAcgtgtgaaggcggtcgaagCGGAATCCAAGTTGAAGCAGGTCTACATTCCGAACTACACCAAACCGAGCCCGGCATTgataacaaacaacaacaagggcATATTGAATGGAAATTCTAATGGGGGCAGCGTGGACATGATGATTTATAGCAGTACCAAGGCATGTGAATCTTGTGCTACTATGGCTTCGCCACAG TGGTACTCCTGGGGTCCAGTGCACCTCAACAATCGGCTGTGTCAGAACTGTTGGACCTATTGGAAGCGTTACGGAGGCCTTAAGGTTGCATCTAGGCTAGCGGACAACGGGGAGGTCGATCCGGTGGCCACGATCAACACCAGTAGCAGCAATGCTTCACCAGTTTCGCTGAAGAAGCGTAACACCGGGAGCGATATTGACGACGATCTAACAATAGTGGCTAGTTCCGGTCCTATTGGAGGGCTTGGAGGTGCGACCGTGGCCACCGCATCCCCGGGCGGTTTAAGTAACCATCGACCGCACAG CCCTTCCTTTAAATGTTCGATTGTGAACTGTGGTAAGGAGTTTAAACTGAAGGCCCACCTCGCTAGGCACTACGCACAAGCACACGGCATACAGATACGATCTGGTTCACCTCGGCCTATAATGAAAACTCGAACTGCATTCTATTTGCACACGACTCTAACGACGCGGTTGTCACGGCGGTTATGTCGTCACATAATACGTTCGAAGAAGGCGGCCCGTCAACCGTCTTACGCGATCAACATTGCCAGCGTGAAGCAAGAGT TTGCTAACGCCGAAGCTGGGAAAAGTGCATCGGACATCCGTCGGTTGCTTACGTTCCGCAAGAAGGATCGCGGCAGCGTGACACAGATTGCAAACAGACTTGGAAACCCGGGCGTTAGTGTTAACGAATGGTTGGTATTGACACCGAAAGAAAACATGCCCAAGCCAGATGTGGTAGCTTTTCCGAAACCACCGAAAGCTCCGGACGGCACACTGTTGTACGACCGGATACCAAATAAGGGTGAAGAGGCTGGCAAGCCACCGAATGCGGTCACCTCGCCGGCGGCGGGTATTCTGGGTGGCGCAGCAACAATTCCGGGAACGGTGGGTGGTGCGTTGAGCGGTAAATTAGCTCCGTTGGTCGGGTCCGGGGGACTAGCGGTAACGCCGATTGTAGTCAGTGGTACAAACAGCAACTCCGTTGGGACTGCTTGCTCTGCTGTGACTGGAAGCGGAAGCACGGGTAGTACAGGTGTGGCTACCGGGACGATCGCTAATAGTGGTATGCCAGCGATAAATCTACATGCAAGCGCTATGTCGACTAGCAGTCCACCGCGCGGGCCGACCCCAACAGGGAGTTCATCTGTGGCGACGTCATTGAAACGACGTCCGTACGAAGATGCAAATGGTATCGATG CTACTGTGGCACCGCCGGCTAAGCGGCCTAACAAAGATCCCAGACCGTCACATCGGCCAACTCCCGAACAATATGCGGCTATGATTGCAGCTGCTCAATCCGCTGGACAACCTCTTCCTCGACATCAT ATGAATGGAAAACCAAAAATTGCCCAGATGGCTCGAACTGGTTCGGGACGAAAACAGGTGATCAGCTGGAACGATGCTCCGGATGATGTGTTCTACCGTTCCACCAAAGCTGGGCG TAAACTACGGCGGGAAATTCCAATAGTAGAGTTGCGTCGTGCAGCACGAAAACCTTGGCGAAATTTGCATCCCAAGTACTCGACGATCGTGGCAGCCCTCTTGCCAGTGGCGTCTGTGACACCTAGTCTGCCGGCGCAGCTCACAGCCCAGCTGGGTCACGCGGCACAACTAGCTGCGGCGAGTGCTGTACAACATCCCACCTCAGCGAATCTAAATCTCAACctagcggcggcagcagccctGGCAGGAGTTCATCCACTGTCAGCGGCCTCGACTCTTGCTCTCAGCGGAACGCTGGGAGCAACGGGAGGCACTGTTATATCGTCAGTGGGAGGCGTACCTTCACTGTCTGGAGGATCCACCGGAACGTCGCTAGTGTCTTCCGGCGCGACTGGTCTAACGAACAGTAGCAGTAGTAACAACAATAGTGGTaatagcagcagtagcggaGGTGGAGGTAGTGGTGCTAGTGTGGTCGCTACCGACAGCAATAAAAATGATCTGCAGGTTGTAATCTTAGACTGA
- the LOC121601879 gene encoding traB domain-containing protein-like, producing the protein MSSPISSSSEYNSALDQTFNSTLDSDKLNNSDLSNSDIENVNLTGDWNEALRAKQKKNAKDSTLQLLDSLRNNNLDQMGDTIGDTTALNSTASTLSLDLSAAGELSDTINNVTLSFVSSSEEDGEVLTASTPRAPDVSVNMSQSDTSTTTTQGEKDSRDTTANVSQLPVESGSDSAIPLYATLEEFDRNLPETVTLLTKPDGTKVYLVGTAHFSESSQRDVSLVMRNVRPHVLMLELCPSRVHILKYDEKTLLEEAKDMNVAKMRQIIRTNGMVNGIFYILLLNMNAKFTKKLGMAPGGEFRCAVKEAQQIPNCVIQLGDREIKVTLHRALRGLSLWQTIKLLPKLLFIDDDISIEEVEQCKRKDLLEEIMLEMAGEYPAFGRVFIHERDLYLCHSLQLAARPQINPVDGHSEPIRVVGVVGIGHAAGIAKHWGKVEISNIESIITIPPASFGHRMVKYTVKYGLLGLAAYGVFRFARPRFERLFL; encoded by the exons ATGTCTTCTCCGATCAGCTCGTCCTCGGAATACAACAGTGCGCTGGATCAGACGTTCAACTCTACGCTTGATTCGGACAAGTTAAATAATTCCGACCTGAGCAATAGTG ATATCGAAAACGTGAATCTGACTGGTGACTGGAATGAGGCACTTCGagccaaacagaagaaaaatgcaaaagatTCTACACTGCAGTTACTGGACAGTTTGCGCAACAACAATCTTGACCAGATGGGCGACACGATAGGAGACACAACCGCACTGAACAGCACCGCCAGCACGCTCAGCCTGGATCTGAGCGCTGCCGGTGAGCTGTCTGATACGATCAACAATGTGACGTTATCGTTCGTGAGCTCCTCGGAGGAGGATGGCGAGGTGCTGACGGCTAGTACGCCCCGAGCTCCCGATGTCAGTGTTAACATGTCGCAGTCCGACACGTCCACCACGACGACCCAGGGCGAGAAGGATTCTCGCGACACAACGGCTAACGTATCGCAGCTGCCAGTAGAAAGTGGAAGCGATTCGGCGATTCCACTGTACGCGACACTGGAGGAGTTTGACCGAAATCTTCCAGAGACAGTAACACTGCTAACGAAGCCGGACGGTACGAAGGTGTACTTGGTTGGAACGGCTCATTTTAGCGAAAGCTCGCAGCGGGACGTTTCGCTGGTGATGCGAAACGTACGTCCACACGTATTAATGCTAGAGCTGTGCCCGTCCCGTGTGCATATTTTAAAGTACGACGAGAAAACGCTGCTGGAGGAAGCGAAAGATATGAACGTGGCCAAAATGCGTCAGATCATCCGGACGAATGGTATGGTCAATGGCATATTCTACATTCTGCTGTTAAACATGAACGCTAAGTTCACCAAGAAGCTAGGCATGGCGCCGGGCGGAGAGTTTCGGTGCGCGGTCAAGGAGGCTCAGCAGATCCCGAACTGCGTCATACAGCTTGGCGACCGCGAGATCAAAGTGACGCTGCACCGTGCCCTGCGTGGCCTGTCCCTGTGGCAAACGATCAAGTTACTTCCGAAGCTGCTGTTCATCGATGACGACATTAGTATCGAGGAGGTGGAGCAATGCAAGCGGAAGGACCTGCTCGAGGAGATAATGCTCGAAATGGCCGGCGAGTATCCCGCCTTCGGGCGAGTGTTCATCCACGAGCGTGATCTCTACCTGTGCCATTCGTTGCAGCTGGCCGCGCGGCCGCAGATCAACCCGGTCGACGGACATTCCGAGCCGATACGAGTGGTGGGAGTAGTGGGTATTGGCCACGCAGCCGGCATCGCCAAGCACTGGGGCAAGGTTGAGATCAGCAACATTGAGTCGATCATAACGATTCCACCGGCCAGCTTTGGGCATCGTATGGTGAAGTACACCGTCAAGTATGGCTTGCTCGGGCTCGCGGCATACGGTGTGTTCCGATTCGCTCGGCCCCGGTTCGAGCGACTTTTCCTATGA
- the LOC121601877 gene encoding probable U3 small nucleolar RNA-associated protein 11: MSSWKKAAKTNQKVHRERAQPSARQHLGLLEKKKDYKLRARDRNQKESTLKLLRKRALNKNPDEFYHHMINSKIQEGEHHELEKGDEFTKDQIKLMQTQDYKYVAMKRTVEANKIRRLQGQLHMTDVVNETPNKHIFFVEDEQEATEFNLAERLDTHPDLVGRRSNRPRLKDLSKLKLAVGPEDIARINQERDLSYRELMRRIDREKELTVVQKTLEIKRALKQKRALKPKLVAKGTPHQAPQFKFKFERKR, from the coding sequence ATGTCCAGCTGGAAGAAGGCGGCCAAAACGAACCAGAAGGTGCACCGCGAACGGGCGCAACCTTCCGCCCGACAGCATCTCGGGCTGctggaaaagaagaaagactACAAGCTACGCGCCCGGGACCGCAATCAGAAGGAATCCACACTAAAGTTGCTACGCAAACGGGCCCTGAACAAGAATCCGGATGAGTTTTATCACCACATGATCAACTCCAAGATCCAGGAGGGCGAACATCATGAGCTGGAAAAGGGCGACGAGTTTACCAAGGATCAGATCAAGCTAATGCAAACGCAGGATTACAAGTATGTTGCGATGAAGCGAACGGTGGAGGCAAACAAAATCCGTCGACTGCAGGGCCAGCTCCACATGACCGACGTGGTAAACGAGACCCCCAACAAGCACATCTTCTTCGTGGAGGACGAGCAGGAGGCGACAGAATTTAATCTTGCCGAACGACTGGACACACACCCAGATCTGGTGGGCCGTCGGTCCAATCGTCCCCGGCTGAAGGATCTGAGCAAGCTGAAGCTGGCTGTCGGCCCGGAGGACATCGCGCGCATAAATCAGGAGCGTGACCTATCGTACAGGGAGCTGATGCGACGCATTGACCGCGAGAAGGAGCTAACCGTGGTGCAGAAAACGCTCGAGATCAAGCGTGCGCTGAAGCAGAAACGTGCCCTGAAGCCTAAATTGGTAGCAAAGGGAACGCCCCATCAGGCGCCACAGTTTAAGTTTAAGTTTGAACGAAAGCGGTAA
- the LOC121601873 gene encoding uncharacterized protein LOC121601873: MSTGVPKTTNVEEVLPNDEDLGRRNCSWRELLRKYEEPIGSTENPSDQSMDIDTAMVMLDQEMSDESSVSDVVEASTEEQSAEENPEEIKQQLRRAVPLRQREWEANGLKEILDDNEFRMVSHEKVENWLRNHMHTITGNYNVHYQTQQVTTVTETRMDADADSLYSVDTAQYIRSNKQISNKLKVTTMIKQYSVTSSVRRLTSLGIGFEEQQKADAQAARLSLEQRVHSKSDSACDAKNPPRPRYNYHPGQKILSAQHHRPSGLAALEPPKDRPNRRKVFKKTVPRKRPGASRVNRSFDRASPGKKQQLQYDQDQVYAKALEQCARIKKNKAFCRRKVSKRAAAASRMQNTFTSSSSDSDSDEVFFAPAASSRGHRAPNVASLRPTKSAQHTVQPQPPLVVTPEKSVTPRKTSPTEREILEPFQSITLSASKRPHQPESSAICPPKPVRLNEQERKRVGIQRDGCYHDEGLVIYRPKAIRPNCPTTTRINLRAKDLTLTGVTKQRHLDKFQHFNYNIHPNSTVCFYPSESSDSADDRDGGGGAPEAKLNGTANDTSYDDDDPILTFHPRNTKLLNVVEIPHRRRVT, from the exons ATGTCCACCGGTGTCCCAAAGACTACCAACGTCGAGGAAGTTTTGCCGAACGATGAAGATTTAGGGCGACGAAACTGCAGCTGGCGTGAGCTGCTGCGG AAGTACGAAGAGCCCATCGGCTCGACGGAAAACCCATCTGATCAGAGCATGGACATCGACACGGCCATGGTGATGCTCGACCAGGAGATGAGCGACGAAAGCTCGGTCAGCGATGTCGTCGAGGCCTCCACCGAGGAACAGAGCGCCGAAGAGAACCCGGAAGAGATCAAGCAACAGCTGCGGCGGGCGGTGCCGTTGCGCCAGCGAGAATGGGAGGCGAACGGGCTGAAGGAGATACTGGACGACAACGAGTTCCGGATGGTGAGCCACGAAAAGGTGGAGAATTGGTTGCGAAACCACATGCACACCATCACCGGCAACTACAATGTGCACTACCAGACGCAGCAAGTAACCACGGTAACGGAAACGCGCATGGACGCTGACGCAGACTCGCTCTACTCGGTCGACACGGCGCAGTACATTCGCTCGAACAAGCAGATTAGCAACAAGCTCAAAGTGACCACTATGATCAAACAGTACTCGGTAACGAGCTCCGTCCGGCGTCTCACCTCCCTCGGCATCGGCTTCGAGGAGCAACAGAAGGCGGATGCGCAAGCCGCACGTTTATCGCTGGAGCAGCGTGTCCACAGCAAATCGGACAGTGCGTGTGATGCAAAGAATCCTCCTAGACCGCGGTACAACTATCACCCGGGCCAGAAGATACTGTCCGCGCAGCACCATCGGCCGTCGGGGCTGGCGGCGCTGGAGCCACCGAAGGATCGGCCAAATAGGCGTAAAGTGTTTAAGAAAACTGTTCCCCGCAAGCGACCGGGAGCGAGTAGGGTGAACCGGTCATTCGATCGCGCTTCACCGGGCAAGAAGCAGCAGCTACAGTACGATCAGGACCAAGTGTACGCCAAAGCACTCGAACAGTGCGCGCggataaagaaaaacaaagcattctGCCGGCGCAAGGTCTCGAAACGGGCTGCCGCTGCTAGCCGAATGCAGAACACTTTCACCTCATCCTCGTCCGACAGTGACAGTGATGAAGTATTTTTTGCCCCCGCAGCTTCCTCGCGCGGGCATCGGGCACCCAACGTCGCATCGCTCCGTCCGACGAAATCGGCGCAACACACCGTCCAACCGCAGCCACCATTGGTGGTAACACCGGAAAAGTCCGTCACGCCTAGGAAAACGTCACCGACCGAGCGGGAGATACTGGAACCGTTCCAGTCGATCACGCTAAGCGCTTCCAAGCGGCCACATCAGCCCGAATCGTCAGCCATTTGTCCGCCCAAACCCGTCCGACTGAACGAGCAAGAAAGGAAACGTGTCGGCATCCAGCGGGACGGTTGCTATCACGACGAGGGACTGGTCATCTACCGACCGAAGGCTATCCGTCCAAACTGTCCCACCACCACGCGGATCAACCTACGCGCGAAAGATCTCACGCTGACGGGCGTCACCAAGCAGCGTCATTTGGACAaatttcaacacttcaactACAACATCCACCCGAACTCGACCGTGTGCTTCTATCCGAGCGAATCGTCGGACAGCGCGGACGAccgggatggtggtggtggtgcgccgGAAGCAAAGCTGAACGGTACCGCAAACGATACTTcgtacgatgatgatgatcctaTCCTCACATTCCATCCACGCAATACCAAGCTGCTGAACGTGGTGGAGATTCCCCACCGGCGGCGTGTTACCTGA
- the LOC121601875 gene encoding alpha-tocopherol transfer protein-like, whose amino-acid sequence MKKGTKAITKADAYRFTLSDELRLIAKEELRETQATRDHALQMLREWAEKNPRIVKIRMDANFFLKFLRAKKFQIPVVQENIERYVLLKNAFEGAFKNLDCRLPKMAKLIDQGYMFALPERDREGRRVIFYRPGVFDLREYTNADMLKIHGICYETLMADEENQIRGFIHAGVGTGIGLPYLTLFTIKEAVRIAKNGEKILPMRHREMYGCNINPAMKVAVDFGMSLISQKLRERIRLYTDIKDIELEKRLLPKEYGGEMPMAEMIRLWKLELEAYRGRLLADDEMSVNLGMYSDAAKEGSVGALKEPLNGCTGASDNSTYGLAGSFRKLEVD is encoded by the exons atgaagAAAGGTACGAAAGCCATCACGAAAGCGGACGCGTACCGCTTCACGCTGTCGGACGAGTTGCGCCTAATCGCCAAAGAGGAGCTGCGCGAAACGCAAGCCACACGCGACCATGCGCTTCAGATGCTGCGCGAATGGGCTGAAAAGAATCCTCGCATCGTCAAGATTCGTATGG ATGCAAACTTCTTCCTTAAGTTTCTGCGCGCGAAAAAGTTCCAAATTCCGGTCGTACAGGAAAACATCGAACGGTACGTACTGCTGAAGAATGCGTTTGAGGGCGCGTTTAAAAATCTCGACTGCCGGCTGCCCAAGATGGCCAAGCTGATCGACCAAGG CTATATGTTTGCCTTGCCGGAGCGCGATCGTGAAGGGCGACGGGTGATCTTCTACCGACCAGGCGTGTTCGATCTGCGGGAGTACACCAACGCCGATATGCTGAAGATTCACGGCATTTGCTACGAAACGCTGATGGCGGACGAGGAGAACCAGATACGGGGTTTCATTCATGCCGGCGTCGGCACCGGTATCGGGCTGCCGTATCTAACGCTGTTCACGATCAAGGAAGCAGTAAGGATTGCGAAAAATGGTGAAAAGATACTGCCGATGCGCCATCGCGAGATGTACGGGTGCAATATCAATCCGGCGATGAAGGTGGCGGTCGACTTTGGAATGTCGCTGATCTCGCAGAAGCTGCGCGAGCGCATCCGGCTGTACACTGACATTAAGGACATCGAGCTGGAGAAGCGACTGCTGCCGAAAGAGTACGGCGGCGAGATGCCGATGGCAGAGATGATACGGCTGTGGAAGCTGGAGCTGGAAGCGTACCGCGGGCGGCTGCTCGCGGACGACGAGATGTCGGTCAATTTGGGCATGTACTCGGACGCGGCCAAGGAGGGCTCGGTCGGTGCACTGAAGGAGCCGCTGAACGGGTGCACGGGCGCTAGCGATAACTCGACGTACGGGTTGGCCGGTAGCTTCCGGAAGCTGGAGGTGGATTGA
- the LOC121601880 gene encoding uncharacterized protein LOC121601880, which produces MASVATKKRKSGVDIKIEENWEPDVTVPPREPDGDDNDDEPDNGAEGSTQTKEVVAALCKQRLIPSDLELQLQQYFKERPRIKPLPLSQSFVDIDLTNPDEETWIIQCPASVDVKAELMNKKLNLTAPRSTIKNCSVPLEAHVQYNRNERVMGLQSGTRVKSFVPVGFVRIHEALPPLAEPVLQDASNVSDVTVPYPEELRERHPLLGYDFKEYLALPKRVRKQLALAQQKAELLYKNTPLVVSNQSPQTADKARTAGTGEQTVSVKPAPAVGTPSKSKKRKEPPPVEENALEIVPVKQEPPSPKRKKQQNDEEVQTVSVKQEVTMEDDISWLLNI; this is translated from the exons ATGGCTTCGGTAGCTACTAAAAAGCGTAAAAGCGGAGTAGATATTAAAATCG AAGAAAACTGGGAACCCGATGTCACCGTACCGCCCAGGGAGCCAGAcggcgacgacaacgacgatgaGCCGGATAACGGTGCAGAAGGCTCTACCCAAACGAAGGAAGTTGTAGCAGCACTGTGCAAGCAACGGCTCATACCGAGCGATCTGGAACTGCAACTGCAACAGTACTTCAAAGAGCGTCCGCGCATTAAGCCTCTGCCACTGTCACAATCGTTTGTAGACATCGATCTAACCAATCCGGACGAAGAAACGTGGATCATTCAATGCCCTGCCAGCGTTGACGTCAAAGCCGAACTGATGAACAAGAAACTCAACCTTACGGCTCCGCGTTCCACCATCAAAAACTGTTCCGTTCCGCTCGAGGCACACGTACAGTACAACAGGAACGAGCGGGTAATGGGCCTGCAGTCTGGGACACGCGTAAAATCCTTCGTACCGGTCGGGTTTGTGCGCATCCATGAAGCGCTGCCTCCGCTGGCCGAACCAGTACTGCAAGACGCGAGTAATGTCAGCGATGTTACTGTACCCTATCCGGAAGAGCTTCGCGAGCGGCATCCTCTGCTCGGCTACGATTTTAAAGAGTATTTAGCATTACCTAAACGCGTCCGGAAGCAGCTCGCGTTAGCTCAGCAGAAGGCCGAACTATTGTACAAAAATACGCCCCTAGTGGTCAGCAACCAATCTCCGCAAACAGCAGACAAAGCTCGAACAGCAGGTACTGGCGAACAAACTGTATCGGTGAAACCAGCGCCAGCTGTCGGAACTCCCTCTAAGTCCAAGAAGCGAAAAGAGCCCCCTCCCGTGGAGGAAAATGCTTTGGAAATAGTACCAGTCAAACAAGAACCACCTTCACCGAAACGGAAGAAGCAACAGAACGACGAAGAGGTGCAAACAGTTAGCGTTAAGCAGGAGGTAACGATGGAAGACGACATTTCCTGGTTGCTCAACATTTAG
- the LOC121601874 gene encoding DNA-binding protein Ets97D-like produces MDPLNIKLEVPDLPLPLGEDGLMMSSADFLPTGNDLFLGDDDDDVIVVHMDLRENLSTLRGLVERRIGLSLKHYEFWLQGSTMLESHKNLVDQCVQGEGLVQINVQVQPTKRRINIADVLKPTDEVLESYQREIEQAAKEAEAAAAAKRAAEEEAAAAEAIAAAVAEAEAASAKENAVEPANGTGERDGSGAKAPAGLTKEAQETANAVAAIINSVSAEEREKERKKERQVQGDKGGLKLIPAIKEEVLGFGENSLDECDESDGEMGDEPAACLPWVYDSAFKRDQQRLNIPDDPMEWTVAQVKHWIQWAVRTFNLNGIKLQDWSISGKELCELDLDDFKLKAPNDPGGLFWMHLELLRRHKIVATLQKPVDGEDLVEMTIRRKLPKPNIGSSKNDEFSYCGNRTGNNGQIQLWQFLLEILTDREHRTIIQWIGTDGEFKLCNPEQVAQLWGERKNKPTMNYEKLSRALRYYYDGDMISKVHGKRFVYKFVCDLRELLGYDASELASLVNEGNPDNQYGTKNYDVDFD; encoded by the exons ATGGATCCGCTTAATATAAAGCTGGAGGTGCCGGACCTACCGCTGCCCCTCGGGGAGGATGGTTTGATGATGTCGAGCGCCGATTTCCTGCCGACCGGAAACGACCTGTTCCTGggcgatgatgacgacgacgtgATTGTGGTGCATATGGATTTGCGCGAGAATTTGTCCACCCTGCGGGGGTTGGTCGAGCGGCGGATTGGGCTTTCGCTCAAGCACTACGAGTTCTGGCTCCAGGGCTCGACCATGCTCGAGTCGCACAAGAACCTCGTCGACCAGTGCGTGCAGGGCGAGGGGCTGGTGCAGATCAACGTACAGGTCCAGCCGACCAAGCGGCGCATCAACATTGCGGACGTGCTGAAACCCACCGATGAGGTGCTCGAATCCTACCAGCGCGAAATCGAGCAAGCCGCAAAGGAGGCGgaagcggccgccgccgccaaaCGGGCCGCGGAAGAGGAGGCGGCCGCAGCCGAAGCGATTGCCGCGGCGGTGGCCGAGGCGGAAGCGGCCAGCGCAAAAGAGAATGCGGTGGAACCCGCGAACGGGACGGGCGAGCGGGACGGGTCCGGCGCGAAGGCACCCGCCGGCCTGACGAAGGAAGCACAGGAGACGGCCAATGCCGTGGCGGCCATCATCAACTCGGTCAGTGCGGAAGAGCGCGAGAAGGAGCGCAAGAAGGAACGGCAGGTCCAGGGCGACAAGGGCGGCTTAAAGCTGATCCCGGCGATCAAGGAGGAGGTGTTGGGCTTTGGAGAGAATTCGCTGGACGAGTGCGACGAGTCGGATGGTGAGATGGGCGACGAACCGGCGGCGTGCCTGCCCTGGGTGTACGACAGTGCGTTCAAGCGCGACCAGCAGCGCTTGAACATTCCGGACGATCCGATGGAGTGGACGGTGGCGCAGGTGAAACACTGGATCCAGTGGGCGGTCCGGACGTTCAACCTGAACGGGATCAAGCTGCAGGACTGGAGCATCAGTGGCAAGGAGCTGTGCGAGCTGGATCTGGACGATTTCAAACTGAAAGCACCGAACGATCCGGGCGGCCTGTTTTGGATGCATTTGGAGCTGCTGCGACGGCACAAGATCGTAGCCACCCTGCAGAAGCCCGTCGATGGGGAAGATCTAGTTGAAATGACCATCCGGCGGAAGCTCCCCAAGCCAAACATTGGCAGCAGCAAGAACG ATGAGTTCAGCTACTGTGGCAACCGCACGGGAAACAATGGACAGATCCAGCTGTGGCAGTTTCTGCTGGAAATTCTCACCGACCGGGAACACCGCACCATCATTCAGTGGATAG GTACCGATGGAGAGTTCAAGCTGTGCAATCCGGAACAGGTCGCGCAGCTGTGGGGCGAGCGCAAGAACAAGCCGACGATGAACTACGAGAAGCTGTCCCGCGCCTTACGCTACTACTACGACGGGGACATGATTTCGAAAGTGCACGGCAAACGGTTCGTGTACAAGTTCGTGTGCGATTTGCGCGAGCTGCTCGGGTACGATGCTTCGGAATTGGCCTCCCTGGTCAACGAAGGGAATCCCGATAATCAGTACGGCACGAAGAATTATGACGTTGATTTCGATTGA